In the Populus trichocarpa isolate Nisqually-1 chromosome 1, P.trichocarpa_v4.1, whole genome shotgun sequence genome, one interval contains:
- the LOC18094849 gene encoding uncharacterized protein LOC18094849 isoform X2: protein MTDYGQEQEMEIEALEAILMDEFKVHSSESGLNTSNRCFLITISPQDDDTDESTDIPVQLGLVFSHTEKYPDEPPLLNVKSIRGIQADDLKTLKEKLEQEASENLGMAMVYTLVTSAKEWLSERYSQDASNEDIENEEAAKDDVIVPHGEPVTVETFLAWRERFEAELALERAKLMPESALTAPKEKKLTGRLWYESGKAKGAIAVNEGSDVEDEEEIDFDDDDFEDDEEDMLEHYLAEKSDSSHSSRKAA, encoded by the exons ATGACTG ACTATGGACAGGAGCAGGAGATGGAAATCGAAGCATTGGAAGCCATACTTATGGATGAGTTCAAAg TTCATTCTAGCGAGAGTGGCTTAAACACTTCTAATCGTTGCTTCCTAATAACAATATCTCCACAG GATGATGACACGGATGAGTCTACTGACATTCCAG TTCAGCTAGGTCTAGTTTTCTCCCACACTGAAAAGTATCCGGATGAACCTCCACTTTTGAACGTGAAGAG CATACGAGGTATCCAAGCAGATGATCTTAAAACTTTGAAGGAAAAGCTTGAGCAAGAG GCATCTGAAAATCTTGGTATGGCGATGGTCTACACACTAGTTACGTCTGCTAAAGAGTGGCTGTCTGAAAGATACAGTCAAGATGCCAGCAATGAGGACATTGAAAATGAAGAGGCAGCAAAAGATGAT GTAATTGTACCACATGGAGAACCTGTTACTGTCGAGACATTTCTGGCTTGGAGAGAGAGATTTGAAGCAGAGTTGGCCCTTGAGCGAGCCAA GTTGATGCCTGAGTCTGCTCTCACAGCTCCGAAGGAGAAGAAGCTTACAGGCAGACTGTGGTATGAAAGTGGAAAAGCG AAAGGTGCTATAGCAGTCAATGAAGGATCTGACGTGGAAGACGAGgaagaaattgattttgatgacGATGATTTTGAAG atgatgaagaagatatGCTCGAGCACTATCTGGCGGAGAAATCTGACTCTTCTCACTCTTCAAGGAAAGCTGCTTAA
- the LOC18094849 gene encoding uncharacterized protein LOC18094849 isoform X1 — MTDYGQEQEMEIEALEAILMDEFKEVHSSESGLNTSNRCFLITISPQDDDTDESTDIPVQLGLVFSHTEKYPDEPPLLNVKSIRGIQADDLKTLKEKLEQEASENLGMAMVYTLVTSAKEWLSERYSQDASNEDIENEEAAKDDVIVPHGEPVTVETFLAWRERFEAELALERAKLMPESALTAPKEKKLTGRLWYESGKAKGAIAVNEGSDVEDEEEIDFDDDDFEDDEEDMLEHYLAEKSDSSHSSRKAA; from the exons ATGACTG ACTATGGACAGGAGCAGGAGATGGAAATCGAAGCATTGGAAGCCATACTTATGGATGAGTTCAAAg AAGTTCATTCTAGCGAGAGTGGCTTAAACACTTCTAATCGTTGCTTCCTAATAACAATATCTCCACAG GATGATGACACGGATGAGTCTACTGACATTCCAG TTCAGCTAGGTCTAGTTTTCTCCCACACTGAAAAGTATCCGGATGAACCTCCACTTTTGAACGTGAAGAG CATACGAGGTATCCAAGCAGATGATCTTAAAACTTTGAAGGAAAAGCTTGAGCAAGAG GCATCTGAAAATCTTGGTATGGCGATGGTCTACACACTAGTTACGTCTGCTAAAGAGTGGCTGTCTGAAAGATACAGTCAAGATGCCAGCAATGAGGACATTGAAAATGAAGAGGCAGCAAAAGATGAT GTAATTGTACCACATGGAGAACCTGTTACTGTCGAGACATTTCTGGCTTGGAGAGAGAGATTTGAAGCAGAGTTGGCCCTTGAGCGAGCCAA GTTGATGCCTGAGTCTGCTCTCACAGCTCCGAAGGAGAAGAAGCTTACAGGCAGACTGTGGTATGAAAGTGGAAAAGCG AAAGGTGCTATAGCAGTCAATGAAGGATCTGACGTGGAAGACGAGgaagaaattgattttgatgacGATGATTTTGAAG atgatgaagaagatatGCTCGAGCACTATCTGGCGGAGAAATCTGACTCTTCTCACTCTTCAAGGAAAGCTGCTTAA